From Rudanella lutea DSM 19387, a single genomic window includes:
- a CDS encoding VWA domain-containing protein, which yields MNQPWYSISWFSPQQWQQFHFENRLVLYAILGFALLFLVRSALNGRARQQLALSSGTKVGNRPLWQAGRYLLPGAFFLGVCCILIALARPQIIQERREEQSPGIDIMLAIDVSSSMAETDLKPNRLAAARRVAEDFVRGRKNDRIGLVAFAGEAFSLCPLTTDYTLLRRYLTDLNQRLIPASGTAIGDALGRCINRMRDAPTTDSASTGSKVVILLSDGENTAGNIDPMLAAKLSKAYDIRIYTIAVGRPGTVTSAVDSLAQVSAVDEGVLKAIARTADGSYYRATDARQLKQVFSRIDRLEKAPVRVRIYQDVQEYYRVYLNWGILFLLGALLLKSTIFGNVLED from the coding sequence ATGAATCAGCCCTGGTATTCCATTTCGTGGTTTAGCCCGCAGCAGTGGCAGCAGTTTCATTTCGAGAATCGGCTGGTGCTCTACGCCATTCTGGGGTTTGCCCTGCTGTTTTTGGTGCGGAGCGCACTCAATGGCCGGGCGCGTCAGCAGTTGGCGCTTTCGTCGGGGACGAAGGTGGGCAATCGGCCGCTCTGGCAGGCGGGACGCTATCTGCTGCCGGGGGCATTTTTTTTAGGCGTGTGCTGTATCCTGATCGCTTTGGCCCGACCGCAGATCATTCAGGAACGCCGGGAAGAACAATCGCCGGGTATCGATATTATGCTGGCCATTGATGTTTCGTCGTCGATGGCCGAAACCGACCTCAAACCTAATCGCCTGGCCGCAGCCCGGCGCGTTGCCGAAGACTTTGTACGGGGCCGTAAAAACGACCGCATCGGCTTGGTCGCCTTTGCCGGCGAGGCCTTTTCGTTGTGCCCACTCACTACCGATTACACGTTGCTGCGTCGTTACCTGACCGACCTCAATCAGCGTCTGATTCCGGCTTCGGGAACGGCCATTGGCGATGCCTTGGGGCGGTGCATTAACCGAATGCGCGATGCCCCCACAACCGATTCGGCATCGACGGGGAGTAAGGTCGTGATTTTGCTCAGTGACGGCGAAAATACAGCGGGTAACATCGACCCCATGCTGGCGGCTAAGCTCTCTAAAGCGTATGATATTCGGATTTACACCATTGCCGTGGGGCGGCCGGGAACAGTAACCTCGGCGGTCGATAGTCTGGCGCAGGTGTCGGCTGTTGACGAGGGGGTGTTGAAAGCCATTGCCCGGACGGCCGATGGAAGCTATTATCGGGCTACCGATGCCCGACAGCTGAAACAGGTGTTTTCCCGTATCGACCGGCTCGAAAAAGCCCCGGTGCGTGTTCGGATTTATCAGGATGTGCAGGAGTACTACCGGGTTTATCTGAACTGGGGTATTTTGTTTCTGCTGGGAGCATTGCTGCTCAAGAGCACCATTTTTGGAAATGTACTGGAAGACTAA
- a CDS encoding ribonuclease HII gives MLLSHYNVNLIEAGLDEVGRGCLAGPVVAAAVILPSDYQHPILNDSKQLTRGQREQVRLDIMRDAVAWAVAEVSNEDIDRINILKASFLAMHRAVDALTVRPEHLLVDGNRFVPYPMIPHTCIVKGDAKFLSIAAASVLAKCYRDDLMEQLGQEYPHYGWAANAGYPTPIHRAAIREHGPCRWHRMSFRLV, from the coding sequence ATGCTTTTATCTCATTACAACGTTAACCTGATCGAAGCCGGGCTCGACGAAGTTGGCCGGGGTTGCCTGGCCGGCCCTGTAGTGGCGGCTGCCGTAATTCTGCCGTCGGATTACCAGCACCCGATTCTGAACGATTCGAAGCAGCTCACGCGCGGGCAACGGGAGCAGGTACGGCTCGACATTATGCGCGATGCCGTGGCCTGGGCCGTAGCCGAGGTGTCGAACGAAGACATTGACCGGATTAATATTCTGAAAGCCAGTTTTCTGGCAATGCACCGCGCCGTAGATGCGCTGACGGTGCGCCCCGAGCACCTGTTGGTCGATGGAAACCGGTTTGTGCCTTATCCCATGATTCCGCACACCTGTATCGTGAAAGGCGACGCTAAATTTTTGTCGATAGCGGCTGCCTCGGTGTTGGCCAAATGTTACCGCGACGATCTGATGGAACAGTTAGGGCAAGAGTACCCGCACTATGGTTGGGCAGCGAATGCCGGTTACCCAACACCTATTCATCGGGCGGCTATTCGGGAGCATGGCCCTTGCCGGTGGCACCGAATGTCGTTTCGGTTAGTTTGA
- a CDS encoding DUF2480 family protein: MEIVNRVANSGLITLDLEELYHPGERVVYDLKDNLYMGLILKEKDFREFLKTHDWSQYSGKNVAVTCSEDAIVPTWAYMLLTLHLQPHANMVVFGSLQDLEEKLYFDAIAQINADDYRDARVVVKGCSKVPVPTAAYVEVTRLLKPVVQSLMFGEPCSTVPLFKRPKVALSN; the protein is encoded by the coding sequence ATGGAAATTGTTAATCGAGTAGCCAATAGCGGGCTTATCACCCTCGACCTTGAAGAACTCTACCATCCCGGCGAACGGGTTGTGTACGACTTGAAAGACAACCTCTACATGGGGTTGATTTTGAAAGAGAAGGATTTCCGGGAGTTTTTGAAAACGCACGACTGGAGCCAGTACAGCGGCAAAAATGTAGCCGTTACGTGCTCAGAAGACGCGATTGTGCCTACCTGGGCTTACATGCTGCTGACCCTGCACCTACAGCCCCATGCCAATATGGTGGTGTTTGGTAGCCTGCAGGATCTGGAAGAAAAGCTGTACTTCGACGCTATCGCTCAAATCAACGCCGACGACTACCGCGACGCCCGGGTCGTGGTAAAAGGGTGCAGCAAAGTACCCGTACCAACTGCGGCTTATGTGGAGGTAACCCGGTTGCTCAAACCGGTGGTGCAGTCGCTCATGTTCGGTGAGCCGTGCAGTACGGTACCCCTGTTCAAGCGCCCCAAAGTAGCCCTGTCAAACTAA
- a CDS encoding superoxide dismutase, whose product MAFVLDPLPYPSDSLEPNIDKQTMEIHHGKHHNAYVTNLNNAVSGTEMENKSIEDLLANVSQYPVAVRNNGGGHYNHTLFWNTLSGNGGGQPVGELAAAIDQKFGSFDAFKEEFAKAATTRFGSGWAWLIVTGDGQLAVTSTPNQDNPLMDVAETKGFPIIGLDVWEHAYYLKYQNRRPDYIGAYWNVVDWNAAEKRYQLGKK is encoded by the coding sequence ATGGCATTTGTATTAGATCCTCTGCCTTATCCGAGCGATTCGCTCGAGCCTAACATCGACAAACAGACGATGGAGATTCACCACGGCAAACACCACAACGCCTACGTGACGAACCTTAACAATGCCGTTTCGGGTACCGAAATGGAAAACAAGTCGATCGAGGATCTGCTGGCCAATGTGAGCCAATATCCCGTAGCTGTCCGCAACAATGGCGGTGGCCACTACAACCATACGCTGTTCTGGAACACCCTGTCGGGCAATGGCGGTGGTCAGCCCGTGGGCGAACTGGCCGCGGCTATCGACCAGAAATTTGGTTCATTCGACGCCTTCAAAGAAGAATTTGCGAAAGCCGCTACTACCCGTTTCGGCTCAGGCTGGGCCTGGTTGATTGTTACAGGCGACGGACAACTCGCGGTAACCTCTACGCCTAACCAGGACAACCCACTGATGGACGTTGCTGAAACGAAAGGTTTCCCGATTATTGGCCTCGACGTATGGGAGCACGCCTACTACCTGAAATACCAGAACCGTCGGCCCGACTACATCGGTGCGTACTGGAATGTGGTAGACTGGAACGCGGCCGAGAAACGCTACCAGCTGGGTAAGAAATAA
- a CDS encoding nucleoside deaminase, giving the protein MGNVFTDEYFMAIALDLAEQAAEAGEIPVGAVVVSNNRVIGKGYNQTERLHDVTAHAEILAISAASNYLNAKYLTNCTLYVTLEPCVMCAGALFWSQMSRIVIGADDEKRGYSQIQGNLLHPKTRLTTGVLADESRQLLKQFFGRMR; this is encoded by the coding sequence ATGGGAAACGTATTTACCGACGAGTACTTTATGGCAATAGCCCTCGACCTGGCCGAGCAGGCTGCCGAAGCCGGTGAGATTCCGGTGGGGGCCGTTGTGGTGAGCAACAACCGCGTAATTGGCAAAGGGTATAACCAGACAGAGCGACTCCACGACGTGACGGCCCACGCCGAGATCCTGGCCATTTCGGCGGCCTCCAATTACCTCAATGCCAAATACCTGACTAATTGTACCCTGTACGTGACGCTCGAACCGTGCGTGATGTGTGCGGGGGCTTTGTTTTGGAGTCAGATGAGCCGGATCGTGATCGGGGCCGACGATGAAAAGCGGGGCTATAGTCAGATTCAGGGAAATTTACTACACCCCAAAACCCGCCTGACTACGGGCGTACTGGCCGATGAGAGCCGCCAGTTGCTCAAACAGTTTTTTGGCCGAATGCGGTAG
- a CDS encoding T9SS type A sorting domain-containing protein, with translation MKIRLLYQYSWLTVFVLLMSGVRIMAQSITAIGPPSPNPCVAPGGSVSVPFSTTGVFKVSNTFTVQLSDNTGNFPASPVVLATQTNGPSTPTTITMAGVIPANTVAGSYRIRVVSSDPARVSSLITINVSPLSPAAGVASPAGQICAGTPVSLTASGSNLKWFNSSGQLVATGSPYTFNATGSGNQTFTVTQLVGLCESPGRAVTITVVAKSPNPTIPAQPNYCQGVPGAPLNATGTNLLWYGTNINNPSPSSSPTVPPTGAAGSVGPFYVSQNTTGCESDRVPITVTVNATPSAPAVPSPQAFCQSTAQQTLSPSGAGFRWYTSTGALLPNNGAAPTVSLNTPGTTTYQVSAINNGCESVARSTVQFVVNASPAAIAPVSLAYCEAARPASLTVSGSNVRWYSDAAGNNQIGTPAPPQFPNTYTYYVRQFDANNCASAPSAYSVRVFSTPNAPTVTTDLSRCVGDAPRPLSATGTNLTWFDNTGAQLGGAPSPATTAPASLSYSVSQTSNDGCLSPRATAVVIVNAIPAPPTATPPAPLCEGFTPPTLSASGQSLRWYGQSATGGTASGSPSPIDVNRIGQTNYYVSQVVNGCESPRAAIPVTVKDTPDAPGVSNSAFCQNDQPPVLSASTVPNATAFWYPTALGGTGSSTAPGVPNNTAQTLFYYVSQRLDGCEGPRATLSVRVKPRPGAPVVAPLEFCNNAPSQPIQAQGINLRYYDPSGNVTGTAPIPPTGTVTTLTYQITQTLEECEGPRATLNVRIKPLPSAPGVSDIAYCQVQQDQPAQSVPPVTAQGQNLRWYNTDGNQFPNAPTPQIDQVRTYSFGVSQTVENCEGPRATLNVRIQTTPAPVVSATSVTYCRNDVATPLRATAEQGAQLRWIDPNGNLTNEAPTPFTLNPTPPGGRSFFVYQIGANGCYSPRSSIRLFVNTNPTLAILGTTSVNLGRTAPLQLRFTGVPPFNYTLSDGTTGTATDTLATVNVMPSQTTVYQVASVSNVCGTGLPGNPATATVTVRIPTITTEQLSTSVLCAGTNLTVPFTTTGEFNTGNVFRVEVSTDSTGRASTTVGVGNATVGPITATIPSSLSGGLYYVRVVASNPGIAVLGRPSPVLLNVRPLPSATLTGTQDIFEGTTAKLSVSFTGDGPWTFAYADSLRNQEVVTNANPHTLEVRPLSNNTYRLVSVRNNCGPGAVSGTAAVRVLPVLGLEDDPLGSAVKAYPVPTTTTLTIEIDVPLPRQGATVILTDGNGRQILQQLTRDRQSTLDLSDKPAGVYLLNVRVGDKQTTRRVLKQ, from the coding sequence ATGAAAATTAGATTGCTCTACCAGTATAGTTGGTTGACCGTGTTTGTGTTGTTGATGAGTGGAGTACGTATCATGGCGCAATCCATTACTGCTATCGGTCCACCCAGCCCTAATCCTTGCGTTGCTCCGGGCGGCAGCGTTAGTGTTCCGTTCTCTACAACAGGTGTTTTTAAAGTATCCAACACCTTTACGGTCCAGCTTTCCGATAACACGGGCAACTTCCCGGCCAGCCCTGTTGTACTGGCCACCCAAACAAATGGCCCCAGCACGCCGACTACAATTACCATGGCTGGCGTGATACCCGCCAACACGGTAGCCGGTAGTTATCGCATCCGGGTAGTGTCGAGCGACCCGGCCAGAGTCAGCTCCTTGATCACCATCAACGTGTCGCCACTGTCCCCCGCAGCCGGTGTAGCCAGCCCAGCGGGCCAGATTTGCGCGGGTACGCCCGTCTCATTGACGGCTAGCGGCTCAAATCTCAAGTGGTTCAATTCGAGTGGGCAGCTGGTTGCTACTGGTAGCCCATACACATTTAATGCAACGGGGTCTGGTAACCAAACCTTTACTGTTACACAGTTGGTGGGTCTTTGCGAGAGTCCTGGTCGTGCGGTTACAATTACGGTAGTGGCAAAGTCGCCTAACCCCACTATACCCGCCCAGCCCAATTATTGTCAGGGGGTTCCGGGTGCACCTCTAAACGCAACGGGTACAAACCTCCTCTGGTACGGTACCAATATCAACAATCCGTCGCCCAGCAGTTCGCCCACGGTACCACCCACCGGCGCGGCTGGTTCGGTTGGGCCTTTCTACGTTAGCCAGAACACTACCGGCTGTGAGAGCGACCGTGTCCCCATTACCGTCACGGTTAATGCAACCCCATCGGCACCAGCTGTACCCTCTCCGCAGGCATTTTGTCAGAGCACCGCTCAGCAAACCCTAAGCCCAAGCGGAGCTGGTTTCCGCTGGTACACGAGCACGGGTGCCCTGCTACCAAACAATGGAGCTGCACCCACGGTATCGCTTAACACGCCGGGCACAACCACCTACCAGGTGAGTGCAATAAACAATGGCTGCGAAAGTGTAGCCCGGAGCACCGTTCAATTTGTGGTCAACGCGTCGCCGGCCGCTATTGCGCCGGTATCGCTGGCATACTGTGAAGCGGCTCGTCCGGCTTCGCTAACCGTAAGCGGCTCTAATGTTCGTTGGTATTCCGATGCCGCTGGCAATAATCAGATTGGCACACCCGCTCCTCCTCAATTTCCGAATACTTACACGTATTACGTACGGCAATTCGACGCAAACAACTGCGCCAGTGCCCCGTCGGCTTATTCAGTTCGGGTATTTAGCACCCCTAATGCGCCTACGGTTACCACCGATTTGAGCCGTTGTGTCGGCGATGCCCCCCGCCCGTTATCGGCAACAGGCACCAATTTAACCTGGTTTGACAATACAGGAGCCCAATTGGGAGGAGCGCCGTCGCCAGCGACTACAGCGCCTGCTTCGTTGAGCTACTCAGTGTCGCAAACCAGCAATGATGGGTGCCTTAGCCCCCGCGCTACGGCCGTTGTTATTGTTAATGCCATACCCGCCCCGCCAACAGCTACCCCACCCGCTCCGCTTTGTGAAGGCTTCACGCCCCCCACACTTAGCGCCAGTGGTCAATCGCTGCGGTGGTACGGCCAAAGCGCAACCGGCGGTACCGCATCGGGTAGCCCGTCGCCAATCGACGTGAACCGAATCGGCCAGACCAACTACTACGTTAGTCAGGTTGTCAACGGTTGCGAAAGCCCCCGTGCGGCTATTCCGGTTACGGTTAAAGATACCCCCGATGCCCCTGGCGTAAGCAACTCAGCGTTCTGCCAGAATGATCAACCACCCGTTTTGTCGGCTTCAACGGTTCCTAACGCAACGGCGTTCTGGTACCCAACGGCACTGGGTGGCACTGGGTCATCGACCGCGCCGGGTGTTCCCAACAACACCGCGCAAACCCTGTTCTATTATGTCAGCCAGCGTCTCGACGGCTGCGAAGGTCCCCGGGCAACTCTCTCAGTACGGGTGAAGCCCCGGCCAGGTGCTCCGGTTGTGGCCCCTCTCGAATTTTGCAACAATGCGCCATCGCAACCAATTCAGGCACAAGGCATTAATCTGCGTTACTACGATCCGTCGGGTAATGTGACAGGCACCGCGCCCATCCCACCAACCGGAACGGTAACTACCCTGACGTACCAGATAACCCAGACCCTTGAAGAGTGCGAAGGACCCCGAGCCACATTGAATGTTCGGATCAAGCCATTACCCTCGGCACCGGGTGTTTCTGACATTGCGTACTGCCAGGTACAGCAAGACCAACCGGCACAATCGGTACCGCCGGTAACGGCGCAGGGCCAGAATCTGCGGTGGTACAATACGGACGGCAATCAATTCCCCAACGCTCCTACTCCCCAGATCGATCAGGTGCGGACTTATTCGTTTGGCGTTTCGCAAACGGTCGAAAACTGTGAGGGTCCCCGCGCTACACTTAACGTTCGGATTCAGACAACCCCAGCTCCCGTGGTCAGTGCGACCTCTGTTACGTATTGCCGTAACGACGTGGCCACTCCGCTCCGGGCAACGGCTGAACAGGGTGCTCAGCTCCGCTGGATTGATCCCAACGGTAACCTGACCAACGAAGCCCCAACGCCTTTTACACTGAACCCAACACCGCCGGGTGGCCGTTCTTTCTTTGTGTACCAGATTGGTGCTAACGGCTGTTACAGCCCCCGGTCGAGCATCCGGCTGTTTGTTAACACCAACCCGACGCTGGCTATTTTAGGGACAACTTCGGTCAACCTCGGCCGAACGGCTCCGCTTCAACTCCGCTTTACGGGTGTCCCGCCGTTTAACTACACCTTGTCTGACGGGACTACCGGAACAGCCACCGATACCCTGGCAACGGTCAACGTGATGCCTTCGCAAACAACCGTGTATCAGGTAGCGAGCGTATCCAACGTCTGCGGAACCGGTTTGCCGGGCAACCCCGCCACGGCAACCGTGACGGTTCGTATCCCGACCATCACGACCGAACAGCTGAGCACATCGGTTCTTTGTGCCGGCACCAACCTGACAGTTCCATTTACCACTACGGGTGAGTTCAACACGGGCAACGTATTCCGGGTTGAGGTTTCGACCGATAGCACGGGCCGCGCTTCGACTACGGTGGGCGTGGGCAATGCAACCGTTGGGCCTATCACGGCCACCATTCCGAGCAGTTTGAGCGGGGGGCTTTATTACGTCAGGGTCGTGGCCTCAAACCCCGGCATTGCGGTGTTGGGTCGGCCAAGCCCTGTTCTTCTGAATGTCCGTCCGCTTCCCTCGGCAACCCTGACCGGTACGCAGGATATTTTCGAAGGCACCACGGCTAAACTGAGCGTTAGCTTCACGGGCGATGGCCCTTGGACATTTGCCTACGCCGATAGCCTCCGAAATCAGGAAGTAGTGACCAACGCCAACCCGCATACGCTTGAGGTTCGGCCACTTAGCAACAATACCTACCGGCTCGTGTCGGTACGAAACAACTGCGGTCCCGGAGCCGTTTCGGGCACGGCTGCGGTCCGGGTACTGCCGGTACTGGGGCTGGAAGACGACCCGCTCGGATCGGCCGTGAAAGCGTACCCTGTGCCGACAACTACCACGCTAACGATCGAAATCGACGTACCGTTACCGCGGCAGGGCGCAACCGTAATCCTTACCGATGGCAATGGTCGGCAGATACTTCAGCAGCTTACCCGCGACCGGCAGTCGACGCTGGACCTGAGTGATAAGCCCGCTGGCGTTTACCTCCTGAATGTTCGGGTAGGCGATAAGCAGACAACCCGCCGGGTGCTGAAACAGTAA